CGCCGGTTGAGGTCGGACGGCGGCGCGGCTATCATGCCGACGACCACCCGCGACCCCGGATCCGGCCGAAGGACCTGCCCATGCCCCTGCTCGTCGACGCCCGCCCGCACTGGACCGAGCTGACCCTCGACCGCCCGCCGCGCAACGTGCTGGACACGGAGATGCTCGGCGCCCTGGTCGCCACCCTCGACGAGCAGAAGACGGCCGGCCGGCCGCTGCTGCTCAAGGCCAACGGCCGGCACTTCTCCACGGGCTATCCCATCAGCGAGATCCCGTCCGAGATCTTCCACCACGACCCCGCCGTCCGCGCGGGCACGCTCTTCGAGCAGGTCATGGACCGCCTCGTGCATCATCCGGCGCCGATCCTGGCCGCGGTGCAGGGCGACGCCTACGGGGGTGCGGTGGAGATGCTGGCCTGCGCCGACCTGCGCGTGGCCGCCGACACGGCGCGCCTGGGCATGCCGCCGGTGCGCCTCGGGCTCGTCTACAGCCATACGGGCCTGCGCCGGCTGCTGCGCGGGTTCGGGTCGCCGCTGGTGCGGGAGATGCTCATGCTGGGCGAAGCCATCTCGGCCGAGCGGGCCGGCCACGCGGGATTCTTCAACCGGGTGGTGGGTGCGGACGAGCTGGCCGACACGGCGGAGCAGATGATGCGCGCCATCACCCGCG
The sequence above is a segment of the bacterium genome. Coding sequences within it:
- a CDS encoding enoyl-CoA hydratase/isomerase family protein — translated: MPLLVDARPHWTELTLDRPPRNVLDTEMLGALVATLDEQKTAGRPLLLKANGRHFSTGYPISEIPSEIFHHDPAVRAGTLFEQVMDRLVHHPAPILAAVQGDAYGGAVEMLACADLRVAADTARLGMPPVRLGLVYSHTGLRRLLRGFGSPLVREMLMLGEAISAERAGHAGFFNRVVGADELADTAEQMMRAITRGGPDALRGTRRILNLLEEWESLPDEALAEIGRLRHASRAGDEFQRAREAFLNKEPSPFGEGD